The nucleotide sequence CGCTCAAACATCTGGCGCAGCGGGCCGGTGTCGAACTGCGTCCCCGCTCCCCGCAGGCCGTCCAAGAGGCCGAAGAACACGAGCGGCTGCGCCATCTGCTGGAAGAGGCGGCAACTTTTTTCCGCCATCACCTGCGCTCCCCGGCGGGCAAGGCTGCCCTGGATTATCTCCACCGCCGGGGCCTGACCGACGAGACCATTGAGGCCTGGGGGTTGGGCTACGCCCCCAACGCCCGTGACACCTTGTTGCACTTCTTCCGTGAGAAAGGCTACGCCGTTGAAACCCTGCTCCAGGCCGGGCTGCTTTCCCAACGCGACGATGACAGCGTGTACGACCGCTTCCGCCATCGGGTCATGTTCCCCATCCGCGACGCCCAGGGACGCATGGCCGGCTTCGGCGCCCGTACCCTAGATCCCGAAGGCGTACCCAAGTACCTCAACACGCCGCAAACCCCCCTTTTCGACAAGGGCAGTCTGCTTTACGGTCTGGACAAAGCCCGCCAGGCCATCCGCAAGCAGGATCAGGTGGTGCTGGTCGAAGGCTACATGGATGTGATCGCCCTGCACCAGGCCGGTTATGCCAACGCCGTCTCGCCCATGGGCACGGCTCTCACCGAAGCCCATTTGCGCCAACTCAAGCGCTATACCCGCAACATCGTGCTCGCCCTGGACCCCGACGAAGCCGGACAACGGGCCGTGCTGCGCAGCCTGGAAGTCGCCCGCGAGACCCTGAGCGACACCCCCCAGTTCACCTTCGACCCCCGCGGCTGGCTTCGCCGGGAATCCCGTTTCAACGCCGCGTTGCGGGTGGTCACCCTCCCCGAAGGGCAGGACCCCGACGAGATGGTGCTGGCCAACCCGCAGGCCTGGGAAGCGCTGGTGGCGCAGGCCCAACCCATCGTGCTTTTCGTGCTCGAGACCGCCCTGCAAGGCCAACCCCTGGAAGACCCGAAAGTCAAGGCTCAACTGGCCGAACGGTTGGTTCCTCTCATCATGGAAGTGGCCAGCCCGGTAGAGCGGGACACTTACCTAAACCTCCTGGCCCGACGCCTGGCGGTGGACGAGAGCAGTCTGCTGGCCCTGGTCCCCCGCGCCGCAACCCGACGCCGCCCCCGTCGCGTTAGGAGGGGCCCGGAGCGAACCTCAGAGGGGGCACCCCAACCCCAGGGTGCGGCACCTCCTCCAAGTCCGGCGGTAATCCGGCACCAGATGGAACAAATCGCCTTGGGGTTGTTGCTTCGCGACCCGGAAATGGTCTTCCTCATCAATCGTCGCCTGCGAGAGGAGACCCTGCCGCCTCTGGTGGTGAAAGACTTCGAGCACACGGCTCACCGCACCCTGTTCGCTCTGGTGCAGAAGGCCGTGGAACAGCACGAGAGTTCCCCTGCAGATTATCTCCAGCACCACCTGCCCCCCGACCTGTTGAGCACGGCCGATCAACTGCTGGCCCTGACCACCGACTTGGCCCAACGCCCGGAGCGGCAACGGCTGGAAGAGACCACCCGCCTGATGCTCCATTTGCGCCTCCACCGT is from Anaerolineae bacterium and encodes:
- a CDS encoding DNA primase, with translation MDPVEEIKSRLDIVDIVSETVQLRKSGKNYIGFCPFHPNTRTPAFVVFPETGTWHCFGCQKGGDLFAFVMEREGWDFAEALKHLAQRAGVELRPRSPQAVQEAEEHERLRHLLEEAATFFRHHLRSPAGKAALDYLHRRGLTDETIEAWGLGYAPNARDTLLHFFREKGYAVETLLQAGLLSQRDDDSVYDRFRHRVMFPIRDAQGRMAGFGARTLDPEGVPKYLNTPQTPLFDKGSLLYGLDKARQAIRKQDQVVLVEGYMDVIALHQAGYANAVSPMGTALTEAHLRQLKRYTRNIVLALDPDEAGQRAVLRSLEVARETLSDTPQFTFDPRGWLRRESRFNAALRVVTLPEGQDPDEMVLANPQAWEALVAQAQPIVLFVLETALQGQPLEDPKVKAQLAERLVPLIMEVASPVERDTYLNLLARRLAVDESSLLALVPRAATRRRPRRVRRGPERTSEGAPQPQGAAPPPSPAVIRHQMEQIALGLLLRDPEMVFLINRRLREETLPPLVVKDFEHTAHRTLFALVQKAVEQHESSPADYLQHHLPPDLLSTADQLLALTTDLAQRPERQRLEETTRLMLHLRLHRLNQQVQQLRFLLQEAEAEQDPEQTAQLQRRLVEALRLRRLAEEALHRLPQWTL